The Nycticebus coucang isolate mNycCou1 chromosome 10, mNycCou1.pri, whole genome shotgun sequence sequence CCAAACTTGAGAAACCCTAGCTTTGAGGAAAGCGCGTCGAGAGGTGCCCTCGGTCTCACCTGCTGGGCTGAATCTGCAGTCGGAACTCAGCCCTGGGCAGCAGCACCTGGGCCGCTACGCCCCGGAGCCTGCACAGGGCGCTGAGCGCCGCCATCTTACCCCGGCTGCAGACTGCGGGAAGGAGAACCGGGCGGAAATTACTCCTGTGCGCCTCCGTGTGGGCTTCTCGCCTATTAACACAACGAAGACGCCCTGTTGGAAGCTGGCGGGGTTATCAAACGTGAGCCTGGCAACATCCGGGTTTTCTGCCTTGCCTTCACTTGCGCTTAGATAACGGTGAATACCGTCATCTTTTTTGAGGGCGGCTCCTCCTACTACTCCTGGCGGTATTTTCTGGGAGTGAGCAAGGAAAGATGTTGCCACACCACTCCTGCCAGAGGCAACAACGTACTTCTAGGCGCTCTTTCGCTGAGCCTGCCTGGGTGTACCTTGGAAACTCGCGCAGGGGTTCTTTCCCCACTCATTTCCGCCTTGGCTGCCCTCCTGTGGTAATGCAGCTCTCCGATTGTATCTGAGCTCTGCCCTTCTGGAGTAACCCCAGGCTTCGctaattctcttcccttccctgaaTCCAAAAGATCTGGAGCCTGGAAAGCCAGCTAATTTCCAGATGTCTTGAATTGGGATAGGGAAAAAGGAGCCGAAATGAGGCTGGGAGGGTCTGAGAGTTCCcgccaaaccaaaacaaaaaagagtaggACGCCAAGGCCACCAGCATTGGTGGTGCAGAGGAAGTTGCCAGAGTCCGTCGAAGCCACCTCATCCCAGATGGGGGAGGAGAGGCTCTCTGTGGGTGACCCTGATATCCGTTAGGCTTCCTGGACCTACAGAATCACAGACCGGGAAGCGCCCTTGGAAATTCCTCACATCCCACTTCCGTCCTGCGTCAATCTCTTATTGCTCCCATCTTTCTGACCCTGCTACCACAGCCCTTACCATAGTAGCCAGCAGCATGGAAATGTAGTAGCCCCAGAAGTTGGATCCCAATTCCGTATGGACAAAGAGTTTTCTAGTATTGGAGGCTAGTTCCTGTTCTCTCCCTCTGCTTTCAAGCACACAGCTCCAGCTGGGCCAACCACCCATAGAATTTGTCCAACTCTCCCTCCACACCCCCATCCTGGAAAGAAGCCTGTCCCAGATCTCCCCTAGACAGGGTCCTTGGGATGCAGCCCACCAGCAGCGCAGCAAGGCTGAGCAGACAGACCATGGGAGTGGCAGAGACGGGGAATTCTTAGCTACAGAGAAAGAGGGGGAAAGCCAGACTTCTAGCCTGGGAATTGACCTAATGGGAACAGTACCAAAGGGTGGGGCCAGAACCCTGGCTGTGGGAACTGACCAGGACTTGGGGTAGACTACGCAAGCCCCACACAGCCAGGCTAGAGGTTTGGTCCCCCTACCCTCCTCATTCTCCATTCTTTCCCTGGGCCTTCtctcttatattttttaaagatttattagaTACATATATTACACATTATTCTTTATACACTAGATATGTAAAAGAAAATAGGCATCTCAGCCCCTTAAACAATCCTATGCCCTGTTATTTTAGCACATTCTCCTTGTATAGTCGAAACACAGCaaatgtggtggtggtggtgggggtggtaaAGACTGCATTTATTTGCTTtgatcagcctgggaaaagtcAGTATAGACTGGGCTGCTTGGCCCTGGCGGCAGCTTGAGCTGGGACTAGGGTGGGGGCTCTTGGGGAGCTGCCTAGGACACTGCTGCTTTTGTGCCTTCTCCCTGCTGCcaacaccccccccacacacactgctGCTGCCACTCTAAAGCCCTTTGTCTTTCACTGCTTAGTCACCCCCTTTGTCCTCATCTCAGATGGGGGAGTGAGAAGGGGCAGTAGAGTCCTCTGGTGATagctcctcttgcctctgtcCCTTCTGGTCTCCCATCCCTTGTCTAAACTCTTCTAGCCCCTGCCCTCTCCACTTAGGACCAGGGTATGTGGGGCGTCAAGAGGTGGGTCTGGCAGTGACAAGGGGGTGGCTGTTATAGAAAGTGATGGGCACCAGAGCAGGTGTTAGTGACCTGagcaggaagggaggggaaaaggaagtATTCTGGCAGAGGATATGATGTGGGGGACAGGAGGTGACAAAGCAGAGAGTGAATAGAGGAAtgggggcaggaggaggtggTCTACCTCTGGGAAAGGGAAGAGACTGCTGACTATACTCTCCTTCCTGGGGATTTCCTGGGGAAAGGAGTGGCTGTGTGATGGGGTGAGCAGAAATTGCCCCTATTTCTGAACCTTTTACTTCCTTGCCTTGAGAGTCCACCCCTAAGACCTCTTTTCTAAGTTTCCTCCAATCTAGAACCAAAGgaatcatttccttcctttccttaatATACCTCTTTCCCCATAGCTATTCTCTCCACCCCAAGCTCTGGGTTCCTGTTTCTCTCAGCACCCTAGTTTCCCTATATGCACAATGCTGCCTCCACCCTCTCCCTGTCCCATGAAGAATGAGAAATAAGATTACTAGATATTCCAGGAACAGTTGTGTTCTCGGGGCAAAGTGGGGCCAGAGGAGGGTGCCAGATGGGGATTCACCCAGACTGACACCAGGTAAATCTGGCTCCTGAGAGAGCAAGTCTTGCCTGTGCTGAGGGTTGGCTGATTTGAGGCTGAGGGGAGGGTTTAGGGTAGTTGGGAGTGGGTAGGAGCAGGGCCAGGAGCCTGGGGGAAGCTACTGGGAGCTGGGCCAGGGAAATGGGGAGTCAGGAAGTGAGGAGGGGGAACCCTGGGGAAAATGGAGGCGGAATGGCTGTTCCAGGCTTTGGAGGGGGTGAGTAGTGATAATTCAGGAAGGGGGAGCCTGAGGGAGAGAAGGGACCTTCAAGAAGAGGAGGTGCTACCATGGGTCCTCCTTCTATAAAAGGCAAAGTCATTAACCCCTCCTGCCTTGTTGTCTGCCTCCGCTGTGTGTTCGTTCTAAGCAGACTCATCCTGCCGTTGGGCGGTAAATTCCCAGGTCATTGCTTCCTTgcctcctccacctccctgacTCCTCTGTTCTCTCCAACTGCTTGGTTCCATCCTAAGCCATATTAATCTACctcctttctttgttcttccctCTTGATGCTTCTTTACCTGTTCCCCACCACTTTCCCCAAGCAGCTCACTTAGTCCCCTCAGCCCTTGAAACCAGACTTTAGGGCCAAAGGGCAGCACGAGACAGACTTGAGAAAAGGGAGGCCATGCCAGGTTAGACTGTAAGAGCAAGAATTCTCCTAGGACCATGATCCTATCTGTGTGTGTTAGCCAGGCCCTTTCCCtgactccctgcctctctctcctgGGGCTTTGTCCCACCAAAAAGGGAAAGAGACAGCTGAGGGCTGATTGTGGGGTTTGGGAAAAGGCTATGTCATCAGCTGGCCCAGTGCCTATAATCCATCCGGCTGCTAAAGATTCTCCTCCCCTGGGCAagtcccacttttttttttttttaaaggaaaacaaaaactaggATTTTGGGAAGCAATGATACACCCCTCTGAGTCCTACCGACAGAGCTCTGGCTGAGTGGCTTAGAGATTAGCCAATCGCAGGGCTCAGGATGCTTAAAAGAGCCGGTGCTGAGAGAGGCTGGGGAGAACTCACAGGGACACccacagacacatagacacaagagagacagaggagggaagagacagagacaaaggCATAGTAGAAGAAGACAGAGACAGGGCAGGCAAAGAAGCAGCCCAGACAGAGTTGTACAGAGGGAGAGGCCAGAGAAGCTGCGGAAGGTACAGACAGGGAGAGACAAAGATCCAGGAGAGAAGGGCGCAGGAGAAGAATTGTGAGGAGCCAGACCATTGGGCACCTCTCCTAAGCCTGAGGGCTAAGTTTTTTGCATCTCCTCTGAAGGTCCCCAGCCCCTCTGAAAACTCTGCCTCTGACCTTGGCAGGAGTCCGAGCCCCCAGGCTACAGAGAGGAACTTTCCAAAGCTAGGGTGTGGAGGAACTTGGTGCCCCAGATGGCCTCAGTCCCTTCCAGCTACAGCACCAGTGCCATGTCCCGGACAGGCTTGCATCGCAGGAGGGGCTTGGCAGGGCGCTGGCTGTGGGGAATCCATCCCCGCCTACTGCTCCCCGTTGTGCCCCTCTCCAggctgcttctgctgctgctggcctccctcctgccctcagccCGGCCGGCCAGCCCCTTCCCCCGGGAGGAGGAGATCGTGTTTCCAGAGAAGCTTAACAGCAGCGTCCTGCCTGGCTCTGGCGCCCCTGCCAGGCTGTTGTACCGCTTACCGGCCTTTGGGGAGATGCTGCTACTAGAGTTGGAGCAGGACCCCGGCGTGCAGGTGGAGGGGCTGACAGTGCAGTACCTGGGCCAGACGCCTGAGCTGCTAGGTGGGGCAGAGCCAGGCACCTACCTGACGGGCACCATCAATGGAGATCCAGAGTCGGTGGCATCTCTGCATTGGGACGGGGGAGCCCTGCTAGGGGTGCTGCAGTATCGAGGGGCCGAACTCCACCTCCAGCCTCTGGAGGGGGGCACCCCTAACTCTGCAGGGGGACCTGGGGCTCACATCCTACGCCGGAAGAGTCCTGCCAGCAGCCAGGGTCCCATGTGCAACGTCAAGGCTCCACCTgggagccccagccccagcccccgaAGAGCCAAGGTAGGCAGCCCTGGAATCTGTGTCCTGCAGCGTCCTCCCGCCATGTCTGTCCTACTGACCCCTattcaccctctctccacccacttGCACTTCTGGCCATCCTGCTTCCCTCCCTTTtgcctgccttcctctctccactATCCTCCTTCCTCAGGAAGGCTCTGGCCTCTCCTTGCCCCAGCCCTTCTCTCAGCCAGACCACTGATCCACTGAGGGTTCTAAGAGGTGGGTCAGAGACTTCAGGCTGGGAATGACCgctccccatccccacccacccctgcctGGCCATGGCATCCTTTGCTGACACAGTCCCTGGCAATAAAGATCTCCTAACAGCCCCTTTGCCTTGGCTCTTTTCTCTGCCACAAATTTCATTTTCACTCCCACCCCCAGCTAAAGGAGTAAGGTTCAAGGCCCAAGGGATTGGCCTCTGGCTTCTGATGATGCCTTTAAAATTGTGCTGGCAAACTGCAAACTAGGGCAAGAGTGGGCAAGGGAGGGAAGGCATCCATACCTCCTCCTGGTCAATCCCCTTCCCACACTGCGGACTGACTGCACACGGCTGCCTGAggctccatccttccctccctcccacttcgGGGCTccccccttcttcctttccttcctccctcctccctctggaGCTTTAATCCAGACCAGACGCTCCCCTCCACACCCGCCACGCTGAGCTCTGGCCCTGGCCCTAGCTGCTGACTGAATCGTTCCTCCAACCACACAGGGCAGACACGTAGCAGCTCAGCCCTCCATCCCAACTCCCACAGGCCCTGGCCACACTCAGGCCTGGGGAACCCCACAGTCCTTCACAAAGGCAGCCCTGCTGCTTTCACCCATGCATCCCTGGGACATGGagtccctttctcctccctttctcaGAACCAGTGCTGATTCCTCAGAATTATGACAGAAGCCCTGAGATTTGGGGTTGCGGGGAGGGCCCAACCAAAACTGGTCAGGAGTCCTGTGGGCTATGCGGGGCCCAGCTGGCTCTGCTGAGTTCCAGAcccaggaggtgagggaggggagaagtgaTCCACGGGTCTGGGAGTCTATTTCAGTatcctcctctccctttttctctacAGCGCTTTGCTTCACTGAGTAGATTTGTGGAGACCCTGGTGGTGGCAGATGACAAGATGGCAGCATTTCATGGAGCAGGGCTAAAGCGCTACTTGCTGACAGTTATGGCAGCAGCAGCCAAGGCCTTCAAGCACCCAAGCATTCGCAACCCTGTCAGCTTGGTGGTGACTCGGCTAGTAATCCTGGGGTCAGGCCAGGAGGGACCCCAAGTGGGGCCCAGTGCTGCCCAGACCCTGCGCAGCTTCTGTGCCTGGCAGCGGGGCCTCAACACCCCTGAGGACTCGGACCCTGACCACTTTGACACAGCCATTCTGTTTACCCGTCAGGTGAGGCCCCTGTGAACACCAAAGGCCATGCCCTTGCATAGTTCCAAGAAGCACCACTACATAGATATTGTGGTGTAAATGGTGCTCCTGGGATTGTGTGACATGGTGCCTGGCCCTAGCCACACTGCCTTCCATGGCTGTCTGGGTCCTGACAGTGCTGAGTACTTAGTGCCCAGGTCCCTGGTAATCTGGACCTTATCTCAATGGAACCAGGTGTCTTGGCTCCCCATGCATCTCCTATGATCTGTCTCCATAGGACCTGTGTGGGGTCTCCACTTGTGACACTCTGGGGATGGCTGATGTGGGCACTGTGTGTGACCCAGCTCGAAGCTGCGCCATTGTGGAGGATGATGGGCTCCAATCAGCCTTCACTGCTGCTCATGAACTGGGtacggtgggggtggggctgtggAGTAGTGGACTGGATGAGAGAGAGAtcaggggtgaggggaggggataGTGAGTTCacctgggtctttttttttttttttttttgtgggttttggccagggctgggtttgaacctgccaccttcggcatatgggaccagcgccctaccactttgagtcacaggcgccgccctcacctgGGTCTTAATGGGGCCCCAAGGTCTTTATTCCTTCTCCCCAGGCCTGGGTACAGGACTGACCCTTATCCTTCTCTGCTCTGGATATAGACAAATATTTAGATTTTCCTATTAAATACTGTAGGGTATGGAaacatgtgaatgtgtgtgtgcacgaCATGTGTGTTTGGGGCAGGGAGTCAGTGAACGAATGTGGGCTTTCAGGGTTAGGGCACTGAGTATATTTTGGGAGAACAGGGAAGAGAGCAATGAGAGCTACATATTGGGAACCCTGAGAGCACCATTAAGGGACCACAGACAGGGTGGGACAGAGAATGgagctgaccagccacagctgcAACTAGGTTTATGAGCTTCTTGAAGGCACAGGGATGGGACCACTAGACTCTAGCAAGGTGTCTCCTCCCACAGGCCATGTCTTCAACATGCTCCATGACAACTCCAAGCCGTGTGTCAGTTTGAATGGGCCTGGGAGCACCTCCCGCCATGTCATGGCTCCTGTAATGGCTCATGTGGATCCAGAGGAGCCCTGGTCACCCTGTAGTGCCCGCTTCATCACTGACTTCCTGGACAATGGCTATGGTAAGCAGGTGGGACTCACCTTTCCTGTGTGGGACTCACTCCCTGCCCCCTCACCGCTCTCACTCTTACTGCATTCCACGTGAACAGATCGTTCCCCCCAGGTGTGCTTCCTCTGCAGTATGGGATGGACTGAGAAATGGCGCTGTCCCTGTGTGGTCCCCATTTCCTTCCATAATAAGTAACAGAGCTAGGGGAGGCAAATGTTGGCTCAAGAGAACTGACCTTCTAAGGGCCAGAACTGTCTACTAGAATGGGCTGGCTGTGAGAGAAGTGACTACCTTGTAGCTCAATGAAGTGAGCAAGAATAGCAGGATGAGGGGCGGCActcacagctcagtgggtaggcgccggccacatgcaccagggctggtgggttcgaacccaagcCGGGcctgataaaacaaaaaaatagctgggcattgtggcaggcacctgtagtcccagctactcaggaggctgtggcaggagaatcacttgaacctaggagtttgacgttgctgtgagctatgatgccatggcactctaccgagggtgacatagtaagactctgtctcaattaaagaaaaaaaaaggatagcaGGATGACTTGCACTGGACAGAGATGTTGATGAGTCACAGACTTGAGCATTCTGTAAAATAGAATTAGAATAGGCAGAAGGACATGGTGCTCTGGTCCCTATCTGATTCTGTTCTTCAGGTATTTAGGGATGTGTAAGTTACCTCCTCTCACTGTGTTTGTAGCTGATATATCAAATGTATAAAATGATAATTACCTCAGAGGTGATTAAATGAGATGTGCTGGTCAAGCATTTAGCCAATGCTCATCACAGAATAAACATCTAGTAAACTGTAGCTGCCATGTAAAGCCTCATAGAGCCCTGGGATTTTCTAGGATCCATCAGGTTCTAGGGAGCCTGAGCTTCCAGCTGGCAGTCCTGAGTGCTCTTCTCAGTCCCTTCCTCACTTTATGCCCCAATCTCCTTTTCAGGGCACTGTCTCTTAGACAAGCCAGAGGCTCCCCTGCTTCTGCCTGTGACTTTCCCTGGCAAGGACTATGATGCTGACCGCCAGTGCCAGCTGACCTTTGGGCCCGATTCACACCATTGTCCACAGCTGCCGCCGCCCTGTGCTGCCCTCTGGTGTTCTGGCCATCTCAATGGTCATGCCATGTGCCAGACCAAGCACTCACCATGGGCTGATGGCACCCCCTGCGGGACCTCACAGGCCTGCATGGGTGGCCGCTGCCTCCACATGGACCAGCTTCAGGACTTCAATGTGAGATCTCAGGGCAGGGGTGGGAAAAGGGGCCTGAGGTGCAGAGACTGGTCATGAGCCCTGCAGGGGGTCCACTAATCCACTCTTTCATTCTGTGCCTCTGCAGATTCCACAGGCGGGTGGCTGGGGTCCCTGGGGAGCCTGGGGCGACTGCTCTCGGACCTGTGGGGGTGGTGTCCAGTTCTCCTCCCGGGACTGCACCAGGCCCGTCCCCCGAAACGGTGGCAAGTACTGTGAAGGCCGCCGTACCCGCTTCCGCTCCTGCAATGCTGAGGGCTGCCCGACTGGCTCAGGTGAGGGGAAGATGGACCCTCACCCTTGGGAGGAGGTGGCAGAGCAGGAAGGGTGCTCCCTTGAGTGCAGGCCCAAGAAGGCATTGATTGCCCTGGCTGATGAGGGGAGCAACTCTACCCCTGGGGAGCTATTCTTGGCAATCTGTTCGGGAGAGCAGCTCCATGCCATCTAGAGtcctggggtggtggtggaggggttTGTAGACAATGAGAAGAGAGAGGGGTGCTAACTGTCCATGTCCATGTTGCCCCTACAGCACTGACCTTTCGTGAGGAGCAGTGTGCTGCCTACAATCACCGCACTGACCTCTTCAAGAGCTTCCCAGGGCCCATGGACTGGGTCCCTCGCTATACAGGTGTGGCCCCCCGAGACCAGTGCAAACTTACCTGCCAGGCCCGGGCACTAGGCTACTACTATGTGCTGGAACCACGGGTAAGGACCAGGACACCCCAGGCACTACCTATGCTCACATGTTACCCCACAATCCCTCTGCTTTCTGATGGCAAAGGTCTGCTGTCATTTCCACAGCCATGCCAGGCCAGCCCAGGCTGCCGCTCAGACTTATGTATTGAGTAAACAAGCTCCAGACTCTAGAAAAGTGGCGAAGAGGCTACTCTAGCCTGCCCTATTTCCCTCCActtcttttcatctctctcctAATCTTCTAGTGCTACCTTTGGCGAGAAGTGTATGGCCTTTGGGGCTCATCCTTGGCCCTCCCTTTTCCATGGGTTCCTCTGTCAAATTACAGCAGTGGCCTCATTTGGCCCCATGGGACAACCAGTCACTCAAAGGACAGGAGATAAATAATGTCCCCACACACCCTCTGTGTGATAGTGTAGTGTGTTAAaggtgaagaaatgaaaaaacaagcccTACCAGAAGTTGGCTTCCTTAGCCCCTAATCTGGGAAGATTTCCTGCAGGTTGTCTGCCCTCTAGCGTCCATCTAGAGACAGTATCATCAGGGTTTAGGACTTTGTGCTGGGACTCAGACAGACCCGTATTTCCCACCTTGGCTCTTCTGCTTGCCATCTGTGTAACCTTTAAGGCAAGTTCCTTCATTTGTCTAAATCTTAGTGTTCCATCCCTAGAAACCTCAAATAGTGGTGGTGAGCTTTACGTTCATGTTTTTAAAGCACTTGGTGTACTACTGGATTCATAGTCAGTGCTCTGAAAATGGTGGCTTTTATAACTTTTATTGTCATCCTGATTATCACCCCATATGGGAGCCAGTGCTCACTCTGCACATCATCTCTACATCCCCCACCTCACCCAGCATTCCTGACATCCTTTTTCTGGTGGGACACGAGTCTTGTTTGGCTTACCAAACCCTCTTGACTTAGGAGAACACTTTGCAtcattccttctcttctcctcagGTGGTGGACGGGACCCCCTGCTCCCCAGACAGCTCCTCCGTCTGTGTCCAGGGCCGCTGCATCCATGCTGGCTGTGACCGGATTATTGGCTCCAAAAAGAAGTTTGACAAGTGCATGGTGTGCGGTGGTGATGGTTCTGGCTGCAGCAAGCAGTCAGGCTCCTTCAGAAAATTCAGGTTCTTTCAcgttttatttcctctttcttccagACACTATTCTGGGTCCCAAGGATACAGAGGTGAACTCAGCACTGTTTCCACTCTCAAAGAGCTTACAGTCTAGTGGGGAGATAGAGGAGTAGACAGTTACAGCAGTGTCCCCCATGTCCAACAGGGGCCCCCCCAGAGTGGTGGGTGGGCATCAGGAAAGACTTCGTGGGGTGATCTCTGAACTGAGTCTTGTAGGGAG is a genomic window containing:
- the ADAMTS4 gene encoding A disintegrin and metalloproteinase with thrombospondin motifs 4, whose translation is MASVPSSYSTSAMSRTGLHRRRGLAGRWLWGIHPRLLLPVVPLSRLLLLLLASLLPSARPASPFPREEEIVFPEKLNSSVLPGSGAPARLLYRLPAFGEMLLLELEQDPGVQVEGLTVQYLGQTPELLGGAEPGTYLTGTINGDPESVASLHWDGGALLGVLQYRGAELHLQPLEGGTPNSAGGPGAHILRRKSPASSQGPMCNVKAPPGSPSPSPRRAKRFASLSRFVETLVVADDKMAAFHGAGLKRYLLTVMAAAAKAFKHPSIRNPVSLVVTRLVILGSGQEGPQVGPSAAQTLRSFCAWQRGLNTPEDSDPDHFDTAILFTRQDLCGVSTCDTLGMADVGTVCDPARSCAIVEDDGLQSAFTAAHELGHVFNMLHDNSKPCVSLNGPGSTSRHVMAPVMAHVDPEEPWSPCSARFITDFLDNGYGHCLLDKPEAPLLLPVTFPGKDYDADRQCQLTFGPDSHHCPQLPPPCAALWCSGHLNGHAMCQTKHSPWADGTPCGTSQACMGGRCLHMDQLQDFNIPQAGGWGPWGAWGDCSRTCGGGVQFSSRDCTRPVPRNGGKYCEGRRTRFRSCNAEGCPTGSALTFREEQCAAYNHRTDLFKSFPGPMDWVPRYTGVAPRDQCKLTCQARALGYYYVLEPRVVDGTPCSPDSSSVCVQGRCIHAGCDRIIGSKKKFDKCMVCGGDGSGCSKQSGSFRKFRYGYNNVVTIPAGATHILIRQQGAPGVRSIYLALKLPDDSYALNGEYTLMPSPTDVVLPGAVSLRYSGATAASETLSGHGPLVQPLTLQVLVAGNPQNARLRYSFFVPRPAPATPRPTPQDWLHRRAQILEILRRRRPWAGRK